From one Marinobacter sp. LV10MA510-1 genomic stretch:
- a CDS encoding DUF4124 domain-containing protein, which translates to MKIQLKTMALILAMAPAMVNSAAVYKCTDADGVTHFGDRQPIGTAAGE; encoded by the coding sequence ATGAAGATACAACTGAAAACAATGGCTCTGATATTGGCAATGGCGCCGGCCATGGTGAATTCAGCGGCGGTATACAAGTGTACCGATGCAGACGGCGTTACCCACTTTGGCGATCGCCAGCCCATCGGCACAGCAGCAGGTGAATGA